Proteins from a single region of Cytophagaceae bacterium:
- a CDS encoding 1-acyl-sn-glycerol-3-phosphate acyltransferase has translation MFEFMVYKYLRLYAKFILRFFVRNIEVQGLENFSKKTALLIASNHPNSFFDAVVEACILDRPVHPLTRGDAFKNPMANKFLSSINMLPIFRISEGIENMGKNDKTFEKCNEVFNNNGAVLIFSEGLCAHQKTLLPLKKGTGRMALQSWQQGSDLEVLPVSIKYDSFSNFGKNIKMNIGKSIIHEDFADLEPRDGVFVSNFNIVLSNRLKELSEGELSLPKWNSNLIYWLGWLVNFPLYLLLSAIVKSKTRGTVFYDSILYGAILLTLPFYWLILGLLLAWIF, from the coding sequence ATGTTTGAATTCATGGTTTATAAATATCTAAGATTATACGCAAAATTTATCCTGAGGTTTTTTGTCAGGAATATTGAAGTTCAAGGCCTCGAAAACTTTTCTAAAAAAACCGCCCTTTTAATAGCGAGCAACCATCCCAATTCGTTTTTTGATGCAGTGGTAGAAGCCTGTATATTGGATAGACCGGTGCATCCGTTGACCAGAGGTGATGCATTTAAAAACCCCATGGCTAACAAATTTCTTTCCAGTATAAACATGTTGCCTATTTTCAGGATATCAGAAGGAATAGAAAATATGGGCAAAAATGACAAGACATTTGAAAAATGTAATGAGGTCTTTAATAACAATGGAGCGGTTTTGATTTTTAGTGAAGGATTGTGTGCCCATCAAAAAACACTTTTACCCTTAAAAAAAGGAACCGGACGCATGGCTTTGCAAAGCTGGCAACAGGGCTCAGACTTAGAGGTACTGCCTGTTTCAATAAAATATGATTCCTTTTCTAATTTTGGTAAAAACATCAAAATGAATATCGGTAAAAGCATTATACACGAAGATTTTGCTGATCTGGAACCAAGAGATGGGGTTTTTGTCAGTAATTTTAATATTGTGCTTAGCAATCGTCTAAAAGAACTATCAGAGGGTGAACTTTCCCTACCAAAATGGAATTCCAATTTGATTTATTGGTTGGGCTGGTTAGTCAATTTTCCGCTCTATTTATTGCTTTCGGCAATTGTAAAATCAAAAACACGGGGTACTGTTTTTTATGATTCAATATTGTACGGGGCTATTTTGCTCACTTTACCTTTTTACTGGTTGATTTTAGGCTTGTTACTAGCTTGGATTTTCTAA
- a CDS encoding DMT family transporter: MDFLKKRFSNSAQGMIFMLLAAFFFSVSGATTKVLGKHLNSVELVFFRNIIGVIFVLISILKKPLKNRGGKFALLAFRGVIGTLALFTFFYAITKIGLAEAITYQQSYPVFLAAIGIFLLNETPRPVVWWAIVIGFSGIFLIFFPQFNHGIHSVRFHILGISNAIMTALAYMSIKQLAAYYDSRAIVLSFMLSGIIIPLISFITANYFNFTGLDFLIARFVIPQSSDLLWILLLAFSALFGQLALTKAFSIGDSGEVSAIGYFNILFSVWFGVILGDQFPKFLGFMGMLLIILSGLIISRKKNMV; the protein is encoded by the coding sequence TTGGATTTTCTAAAGAAACGATTTTCAAATAGTGCTCAGGGCATGATATTTATGCTCCTGGCAGCATTTTTCTTTTCTGTATCGGGTGCTACTACCAAAGTTTTGGGTAAGCACCTCAATTCAGTTGAACTGGTTTTTTTCAGAAATATTATTGGGGTAATTTTTGTGCTGATTTCTATATTGAAAAAACCCTTAAAAAACCGGGGAGGAAAGTTTGCATTGCTGGCTTTCAGGGGAGTGATAGGCACATTGGCTTTATTTACTTTCTTTTATGCAATAACCAAAATTGGCTTGGCCGAAGCCATCACTTATCAGCAGTCGTACCCTGTTTTTTTGGCCGCCATCGGCATTTTTCTCCTTAACGAAACCCCAAGGCCAGTAGTATGGTGGGCAATCGTTATTGGCTTTTCTGGTATATTTCTGATATTTTTTCCGCAGTTTAATCACGGCATACACTCAGTGAGATTTCATATTTTGGGTATCTCCAATGCCATTATGACCGCCCTGGCTTATATGAGTATCAAGCAACTGGCGGCTTATTATGACTCCCGAGCCATTGTACTTTCGTTTATGCTTTCGGGCATCATTATTCCTTTAATTAGCTTTATTACAGCAAATTACTTCAATTTTACCGGACTTGATTTTCTTATCGCCAGGTTTGTGATTCCGCAAAGTTCTGACTTGCTTTGGATTCTCTTACTGGCGTTTTCGGCACTATTTGGACAACTGGCACTCACCAAAGCGTTTTCTATCGGTGACTCCGGGGAGGTTTCGGCCATCGGGTATTTCAATATTTTGTTTTCGGTGTGGTTTGGCGTGATATTAGGTGATCAGTTTCCAAAATTTTTGGGATTTATGGGTATGCTGCTGATTATTTTAAGTGGGCTGATTATTTCCAGAAAAAAGAATATGGTGTAA
- a CDS encoding phage holin family protein: MSLKSSVTDFFKFDELKDNFIKLIEAKFELKKLEIQEKVEDVASRLIVKLFLGLFLAMVFIFLNILLAIGINYLTHTIWAGYAILALIYMILWFIFNTKKSDIEKTIKEKIREGIEKSGI, from the coding sequence ATGAGTTTAAAATCTTCTGTAACTGATTTCTTCAAATTTGATGAGCTTAAAGACAATTTTATCAAACTCATCGAAGCAAAATTTGAATTAAAAAAACTTGAGATTCAGGAAAAGGTAGAAGATGTAGCTTCCCGCTTGATTGTGAAATTGTTTTTGGGATTATTTTTAGCCATGGTTTTTATATTTTTGAATATCCTTTTGGCAATTGGCATCAATTATTTGACCCATACTATTTGGGCCGGCTATGCGATACTGGCCTTAATTTATATGATACTTTGGTTTATCTTCAATACCAAAAAATCAGATATTGAGAAAACCATAAAAGAAAAAATCAGGGAAGGTATCGAAAAAAGTGGCATTTGA
- the priA gene encoding primosomal protein N' has translation MINQNAHLAQTETTTFVDVLLPVPIPQTFTYRVPRELAEWVKIGSRVVVEFGKSRVLTAVIVKIHNDPPQKSQAKYLLELLDVEPMVLPSQIWLFNWVAEYYMCNPGEVLNVALPSGLKISSQSKIQYNPEFAHPELLTPEESLLMEVLLKEDSLNYEEVGRLLDKQDVNKAIKDLVAKHAIIVFEEVKEKFKPKIVKKIRLKRVYEGSEEILSLVESLEKNQKQQAVVLEYLSHVAISDLHFKNKEGISKSIMREGNISDSSLKTLIEKGIMEEFEVVVSRFEAEEMPSDVEILLSDPQQNASDQIMTSFAEKDVVLFHGITGSGKTEIYIDLIRKVLDSGSQVLFLLPEIALTTQIVARLKKVFGDIMGVYHSKFSDNERVEVWKGILEGKFNFVVGVRSAIFLPFDNLGLIIVDEEHESSYKQFDPAPRYHARDVAIMLAAKQKSKVLLGSATPSLESFYQAKNKRYGLVQLHTRYGEAQLPDIKLVDLKIERKEKTLLKDFSLELREAITHNLAHKEQTILFLNRRGYAPYLNCQECNWIGRCDQCAVTLTYHYYDKNLVCHYCGHHEPAPRVCPDCGSPRINAVGTGTEKIEDDLHELFPEASVIRMDLDTTRTKNAYQEIIGQFETGETDILVGTQMVSKGLDFDKVSLVGIFNADKMIHFPDFRAAERAFQLITQVSGRAGRRDKPGKVLIQTSNPQNRILQFILANDFEAFYEAEIPDREAYNYPPFSRIIEVTVKHQEQLLAHQAAARLAENLATTLGRNRVLGPDKALVERIRNKFLFKIILKLEKDRLNIQATKIFLQKEIVNLITDKKFKTVQVVVDVDAV, from the coding sequence ATGATCAATCAAAATGCTCATTTGGCTCAAACAGAAACCACCACTTTTGTGGACGTGTTACTTCCGGTGCCTATTCCCCAGACTTTTACTTACAGGGTGCCTCGTGAGCTGGCCGAATGGGTGAAAATCGGCAGCAGGGTAGTTGTAGAGTTTGGCAAATCGAGGGTTTTGACGGCAGTTATTGTAAAAATACATAACGACCCGCCACAAAAATCACAAGCCAAGTACCTATTGGAACTGCTCGACGTAGAGCCTATGGTGCTACCCTCGCAAATCTGGCTGTTTAATTGGGTAGCCGAATATTATATGTGTAACCCGGGCGAAGTATTAAACGTGGCTTTGCCTTCGGGACTGAAAATCAGCAGTCAGTCAAAGATTCAGTATAACCCGGAATTTGCTCATCCTGAATTACTTACACCCGAGGAGTCGCTATTGATGGAAGTGCTGCTCAAAGAAGACTCGCTCAATTATGAAGAAGTAGGCCGGTTGCTCGACAAACAGGACGTCAACAAGGCTATAAAAGATCTGGTGGCCAAGCATGCAATAATCGTTTTTGAAGAGGTAAAAGAAAAATTCAAACCCAAAATTGTAAAGAAAATCAGGCTGAAACGTGTGTATGAGGGCTCTGAAGAGATTTTGAGTCTGGTCGAAAGTCTCGAGAAAAACCAAAAACAACAAGCCGTTGTACTGGAATATCTCAGCCATGTGGCCATATCTGATCTCCATTTTAAAAATAAAGAAGGGATTTCTAAATCTATTATGCGGGAAGGGAACATTTCAGATTCCTCACTTAAAACATTGATAGAAAAGGGAATAATGGAGGAGTTTGAAGTGGTTGTTTCCAGATTTGAGGCCGAAGAGATGCCCTCAGATGTTGAAATACTTCTTTCTGATCCACAGCAAAATGCCTCAGATCAAATCATGACGTCTTTTGCCGAAAAAGACGTGGTACTATTTCATGGAATCACAGGCTCAGGAAAAACCGAAATCTATATCGATCTCATCAGGAAAGTTTTGGATTCTGGCTCTCAGGTGCTGTTTTTATTGCCCGAAATAGCCCTTACTACCCAAATTGTAGCCCGACTCAAAAAAGTTTTTGGCGATATTATGGGAGTTTATCATTCCAAGTTTTCTGACAACGAACGGGTGGAAGTTTGGAAAGGTATCCTCGAAGGCAAATTTAACTTTGTGGTTGGGGTTCGTTCAGCCATTTTTCTGCCTTTCGATAACCTTGGATTGATAATTGTTGACGAAGAGCACGAGTCATCGTACAAACAGTTTGATCCGGCACCCCGATATCATGCCCGTGACGTGGCCATAATGCTGGCTGCTAAACAGAAATCAAAAGTTTTGCTGGGCTCGGCAACTCCTTCGTTGGAATCATTCTATCAGGCAAAAAATAAAAGATATGGATTGGTGCAACTCCACACCCGCTATGGCGAGGCACAGTTGCCCGATATAAAACTTGTTGATCTTAAAATCGAAAGAAAGGAAAAAACGCTCCTGAAAGATTTTAGCCTGGAATTAAGAGAGGCGATTACCCATAATTTGGCCCATAAAGAACAAACCATTTTGTTTCTCAACCGCCGGGGTTATGCCCCTTATCTCAACTGCCAGGAGTGCAACTGGATTGGTCGCTGTGACCAATGTGCGGTTACACTGACTTATCATTATTATGACAAAAACCTGGTATGTCATTATTGCGGACACCACGAGCCGGCTCCAAGGGTTTGTCCTGACTGTGGCTCTCCCAGAATCAATGCGGTGGGAACAGGTACCGAAAAAATTGAGGACGACCTTCACGAACTGTTTCCGGAGGCTTCTGTGATACGGATGGATCTCGACACTACCCGAACCAAAAATGCTTATCAGGAAATAATCGGACAATTTGAAACAGGCGAAACCGATATTTTGGTGGGTACACAAATGGTCTCCAAAGGGCTTGATTTTGACAAAGTAAGTTTGGTTGGGATTTTCAATGCCGACAAAATGATTCACTTTCCCGATTTCCGGGCAGCCGAGCGGGCGTTTCAGCTTATTACTCAGGTGAGTGGTAGGGCAGGCAGGCGGGATAAACCCGGCAAAGTACTGATTCAGACCTCCAATCCGCAAAACCGAATCCTGCAATTCATACTTGCCAATGACTTTGAAGCATTTTATGAGGCTGAAATTCCTGACAGGGAGGCCTATAACTATCCGCCGTTTTCAAGAATTATTGAGGTTACTGTAAAGCACCAGGAGCAATTGCTGGCCCATCAGGCTGCAGCCCGACTGGCTGAAAATCTGGCAACCACCCTAGGCCGAAACCGTGTGCTGGGACCTGATAAAGCCCTGGTAGAGCGAATCAGAAATAAGTTTCTTTTTAAAATTATACTTAAACTAGAGAAAGACCGCTTAAATATTCAGGCAACAAAGATTTTTTTGCAGAAAGAAATCGTAAATTTGATAACTGACAAAAAATTCAAAACTGTACAGGTGGTGGTCGATGTCGATGCTGTTTAG
- a CDS encoding RNA polymerase sigma factor — MTALEFNYALSNNSKTLRPFALKLTRNYDDANDLIQDTLMKAFVNRDKFEDGTNLAAWLYTIMRNTFITGYQKMIKRNTVFDHTDHQHYINSDGNAVENDALGNLSMEEINKALSKIDQVHSVPFKMYFEGYKYHEIAEQLEIPIGTVKNRIHIARKELKDRLVR, encoded by the coding sequence ATGACAGCTCTTGAATTTAATTACGCTCTCAGCAATAACTCAAAAACTTTGAGGCCTTTTGCCTTAAAACTTACCAGAAATTATGACGATGCCAACGACCTGATTCAAGACACTTTGATGAAGGCCTTTGTAAATCGGGATAAATTTGAAGATGGCACCAATCTGGCTGCCTGGCTTTATACTATTATGAGAAATACGTTTATCACCGGATACCAGAAAATGATTAAGCGTAATACCGTTTTTGACCATACCGACCACCAGCATTACATCAATTCAGACGGAAATGCGGTAGAAAATGATGCTCTGGGAAATCTTTCAATGGAAGAAATCAACAAGGCACTTTCGAAAATAGACCAGGTGCACAGTGTGCCGTTTAAGATGTATTTCGAAGGCTATAAATATCACGAGATAGCTGAGCAACTCGAAATTCCCATTGGTACTGTTAAAAACCGGATTCACATCGCCCGAAAGGAGCTAAAAGATCGTTTGGTAAGGTAA
- a CDS encoding HIT family protein: MASIFTKIINGEIPCHKIAETEDFFAFLDVFPCAPGHTLVVPKKEIDYLFDLSDEMYSGLMAFAKSLEPAIRKAVPCKRVGVAVIGLEVPHAHVHLIPMNSMSDMNFNAKIKISQEELAEIAKKIKANLL; this comes from the coding sequence ATGGCCTCAATATTTACCAAAATAATCAACGGCGAGATCCCTTGCCACAAAATAGCCGAAACCGAAGACTTCTTTGCCTTTCTTGATGTGTTTCCCTGTGCTCCGGGTCATACGCTGGTTGTTCCCAAAAAAGAGATTGATTATCTTTTCGACCTCAGTGATGAAATGTATTCCGGCTTGATGGCATTTGCAAAATCTCTGGAGCCGGCCATCAGAAAAGCGGTACCCTGCAAGCGGGTGGGTGTTGCAGTGATTGGTCTCGAGGTGCCTCATGCACACGTGCATCTGATACCCATGAACAGTATGTCAGATATGAATTTTAACGCCAAAATAAAGATAAGCCAGGAAGAGTTGGCTGAAATAGCCAAAAAAATAAAAGCCAATTTGCTCTGA
- the dinB gene encoding DNA polymerase IV, whose product MKSAINRTVAHFDLDSFFVSVERLKNPQLAGKPVIVGGISERGVVAACSYEARAFGVSSAMPAKLARRLCPDAIWIRGDYENYSQYSAVVTEIMDSSLPLLEKASIDEFYADLTGMDRFFGSYKYASELRQRVMRETGLSISFGMSSGKTIAKIATNEAKPSGQKLVPMGEERPFLNPLSIDKMPYVGKVTGQQLRNLGITSIGMLAQMPKKMLQAVLGQNGLSLWERANGIDYTPVVPYHDQKSMSKEMTFDKDTTDVNMLRSIVVKMTEDLCYDLRKKNCCAGQITVKVRYSNFDTHNRQVAIAFTANDHQLQQKALEIFEKLYDRRLLIRLIGVRLSKLVAGHSQIALFDTSAHMADLYQAMDRIRHKHGLQAVMRAYGMQLYERRKEVRVDGAGLPDGKLKRMYQ is encoded by the coding sequence ATGAAATCTGCCATAAACCGTACCGTTGCCCACTTTGACCTCGACTCCTTCTTTGTGTCGGTCGAAAGGCTCAAAAACCCACAGCTCGCCGGTAAGCCCGTGATAGTGGGCGGCATAAGCGAGCGTGGCGTAGTGGCGGCCTGTAGCTATGAGGCCCGTGCTTTTGGTGTGAGCTCAGCCATGCCTGCCAAGCTGGCCCGTCGCCTGTGCCCCGACGCCATCTGGATACGCGGCGACTATGAAAACTACAGCCAATATTCGGCTGTGGTAACTGAAATTATGGACTCCAGCCTGCCGCTGCTCGAAAAGGCTTCCATCGACGAATTCTACGCCGACCTCACCGGCATGGATCGCTTTTTTGGTAGCTACAAATATGCTTCTGAACTGCGGCAACGGGTGATGCGGGAAACCGGCCTGAGTATATCATTTGGAATGAGTAGCGGTAAAACCATAGCCAAAATTGCGACCAATGAGGCCAAGCCCTCCGGACAAAAACTCGTGCCCATGGGCGAAGAAAGGCCTTTTCTAAACCCGCTGAGTATCGACAAAATGCCCTATGTGGGCAAGGTCACCGGCCAGCAGCTACGCAACCTGGGCATCACGAGCATAGGTATGCTGGCACAAATGCCAAAAAAAATGCTGCAAGCTGTACTGGGTCAAAATGGCCTCAGCCTGTGGGAGCGGGCCAACGGCATAGATTATACTCCCGTGGTGCCGTATCATGACCAGAAATCCATGTCAAAAGAGATGACCTTTGACAAAGACACTACTGATGTGAACATGCTACGCAGCATTGTGGTAAAAATGACCGAAGACCTTTGCTATGACCTCCGCAAAAAAAACTGTTGTGCCGGACAGATAACCGTAAAAGTCCGGTACTCCAATTTTGACACCCACAACCGGCAGGTGGCAATTGCTTTTACGGCCAACGACCATCAGCTGCAACAAAAAGCCCTCGAGATATTCGAAAAACTCTATGACCGCCGTTTGTTGATTCGCCTCATTGGGGTACGGCTCAGCAAATTGGTAGCAGGGCATAGTCAGATTGCCCTCTTTGATACCTCTGCCCATATGGCTGACCTCTATCAGGCCATGGATCGTATCCGTCACAAGCACGGACTGCAGGCAGTGATGCGAGCCTACGGCATGCAACTCTACGAACGCCGCAAAGAGGTACGTGTCGATGGTGCCGGGCTGCCCGACGGAAAACTAAAAAGAATGTATCAGTAA
- a CDS encoding peptidase M14, translating to MENFEESLYKNFEKYKEKALSVRRFKQKDILPLIQKLPFEKLVVGHSYEGREIIKVALGQGKRQILLWSQMHGNEATATMAIFDIFNFLQDKSDLFQAEKEEILENLHLHFIPMLNPDGAERFIRYTAQGIDMNRDALRLQCPESRILKDNVGKLKPEFSFNLHDQGTRYSAGISPKQATVSFLATAYNEAREWNDVRIKSRQVISHLNSVLQKFIPGSIGRFSDEFEPRAFGDNIQKWGSSLILIESGGLVGDPEKQEIRKLNFVAILSALLAISRGNYGHFSLQDYENIPQNEKALFDLKIENAQMEGPGGKYTVDLGINIDEKNNPRATNYTHTSVIEDIGDLSVFFGLKTIDAQGAILKPISQFPALVQKHKIKGSTPTQIELGGKASFVIDYKSAQKVISNGKILD from the coding sequence ATGGAGAATTTTGAAGAAAGTCTGTATAAAAATTTTGAAAAATACAAAGAAAAAGCCCTGTCTGTCAGGCGTTTTAAACAAAAAGACATTCTTCCATTAATTCAAAAACTTCCATTCGAAAAGCTGGTTGTGGGGCATTCATACGAAGGCCGCGAAATCATTAAAGTGGCTTTAGGACAAGGCAAACGCCAGATACTTCTGTGGTCACAAATGCATGGCAACGAAGCCACTGCTACTATGGCCATTTTTGATATTTTTAATTTTCTTCAGGACAAAAGCGACCTTTTTCAAGCTGAAAAAGAAGAAATACTTGAAAACCTCCACCTGCATTTTATTCCAATGCTCAACCCTGACGGAGCCGAAAGGTTTATCCGATATACCGCTCAGGGTATTGACATGAACAGGGATGCTCTCAGGTTGCAATGCCCCGAGAGCCGAATTCTGAAAGACAATGTAGGAAAACTCAAACCAGAATTTTCGTTTAACCTGCACGATCAGGGTACACGCTACAGTGCGGGTATAAGCCCAAAACAGGCCACTGTTTCGTTTTTGGCAACAGCCTACAACGAAGCCCGGGAGTGGAATGATGTGCGAATTAAGTCAAGGCAGGTCATCAGTCACCTCAACTCGGTACTGCAAAAGTTTATTCCCGGAAGTATCGGCAGGTTTTCCGATGAATTTGAACCCCGGGCATTTGGTGATAATATTCAAAAATGGGGCAGCAGCCTTATTCTTATCGAGTCTGGCGGGCTGGTAGGAGACCCCGAAAAACAGGAAATTAGAAAACTGAATTTTGTGGCAATATTGAGTGCCCTTTTGGCCATTAGCAGGGGGAATTATGGGCATTTTAGCCTTCAGGACTACGAAAATATTCCTCAAAACGAAAAAGCACTTTTTGATCTAAAGATTGAAAATGCACAAATGGAAGGCCCCGGTGGTAAATACACGGTGGATCTTGGGATAAATATTGATGAAAAAAATAACCCGCGAGCCACGAATTACACTCATACCAGCGTTATAGAAGATATCGGCGACCTTTCGGTATTTTTCGGATTGAAAACCATCGATGCCCAAGGGGCCATTTTAAAACCCATCAGCCAATTTCCGGCTTTGGTACAAAAACATAAAATAAAAGGGAGCACACCTACCCAAATAGAATTGGGCGGCAAAGCAAGTTTTGTAATTGACTACAAAAGTGCCCAAAAAGTGATTTCGAATGGAAAAATATTGGACTAA
- a CDS encoding penicillin-binding protein 2: MAEGNSIKDQIRKRSYWAIFGLAIVGILIAVKIVYLQTKKKKELLAMVVDIQKKERTIPATRGNIYASDGVSLLATSVPKYQVVFDPSQAKKGLFNEKVDSLATLLSQFFGDKSFLEYKEKITHGRKVKSRFLTLGNRRIDHTEKLIIEKFPLFREGANKGGGRFEKEEFRFLPFDNLAMRTVGKLDPETNRMGDFGIEASFDNYLSGKDGKGFYERLAGGYMKPIDLESDINAEPGLDVITTLDVNFQDIVENALRQQVTKMQAKYGTAVVMEIESGEVKAIANLTRKTDENGLLQYIEDQNYAVKEGTDPGSTFKLATMAAILEKANLNPNDFGVTCTGEIKHNGVPFTCSHEHGDLTVQQIFEQSCNIGIYELMKKHFGFNRPEDYFQYLRNFKLDKASGFQLKGEPVPVLKNSASSTFSGTTVPWMSIGYESRMTPIQMLTFYNAIANNGNWVQPIIVKEIRNGTKTIETFDARKLDEPICSENTIRKLKNMMAGVVQNGTAKGIKGGNCPLAGKTGTSQKRTSAGYRKGLYYTSFIGYFPADKPKYTCIVVIDEPVGSNLYAADVSAPVFRQIADKIFAYDISMHRRLVLKSNTQKLAEFQNAGKVSDQKLIGEKLGIKSQPAGDGYAVPKPIKRDSVEWKSKNPDKNIEAIVGLTLKDALPLLENKGYKVKYSGFGKVQSYEIINKYLVALTLK; encoded by the coding sequence ATGGCAGAAGGCAATAGTATTAAAGACCAGATCAGAAAGCGGTCTTATTGGGCCATTTTCGGACTAGCAATCGTAGGCATCCTGATTGCAGTCAAAATAGTGTATCTGCAAACCAAAAAGAAGAAAGAATTGCTTGCAATGGTGGTAGATATTCAGAAAAAAGAACGGACTATTCCGGCAACCAGGGGCAATATTTACGCCTCAGATGGAGTAAGTCTTTTAGCCACTTCTGTGCCAAAATACCAGGTGGTTTTTGACCCTTCACAAGCAAAAAAAGGCCTTTTCAATGAAAAAGTAGATTCTTTGGCTACATTATTATCTCAGTTTTTCGGAGATAAAAGCTTTCTGGAATACAAAGAAAAAATCACTCATGGAAGAAAAGTAAAATCGCGGTTTTTAACACTTGGAAACCGACGTATCGACCATACCGAAAAGCTCATTATTGAAAAATTTCCCCTATTTCGTGAAGGAGCCAACAAAGGAGGCGGTCGGTTTGAAAAAGAAGAATTCAGGTTTTTGCCTTTTGACAATCTGGCCATGAGGACAGTCGGAAAGCTTGATCCTGAAACCAACCGAATGGGTGACTTTGGTATAGAGGCCAGTTTTGACAACTATCTGAGTGGAAAAGATGGCAAGGGTTTCTATGAAAGGCTTGCCGGTGGATATATGAAACCCATTGATTTGGAATCAGATATCAATGCCGAACCCGGGCTAGATGTTATCACCACCCTTGATGTAAATTTTCAGGATATCGTTGAAAATGCTCTCAGACAGCAAGTAACCAAAATGCAGGCAAAATATGGTACCGCAGTGGTGATGGAAATAGAAAGCGGAGAAGTCAAAGCCATTGCCAACCTGACCCGCAAAACAGATGAAAATGGATTGCTGCAATATATTGAAGATCAGAACTATGCCGTAAAAGAAGGTACCGATCCCGGTTCAACTTTTAAATTGGCTACGATGGCTGCTATTCTCGAAAAAGCGAACCTCAATCCCAATGACTTTGGTGTAACTTGTACAGGAGAAATCAAACATAATGGTGTGCCGTTTACATGTTCACATGAGCATGGAGACCTCACAGTACAGCAGATTTTTGAGCAATCTTGCAACATCGGGATATATGAACTCATGAAAAAGCATTTTGGATTTAACCGCCCAGAAGATTATTTTCAATATTTGAGAAATTTCAAACTGGACAAAGCTTCAGGTTTTCAACTGAAAGGCGAGCCTGTGCCAGTTCTAAAAAACTCAGCCAGCTCTACATTTAGCGGAACTACAGTACCTTGGATGTCAATCGGTTACGAGTCCAGAATGACTCCTATTCAGATGTTGACATTCTACAATGCCATCGCCAACAATGGCAATTGGGTCCAACCCATTATTGTGAAAGAAATCAGAAATGGCACCAAGACCATCGAAACCTTTGATGCCAGAAAACTCGATGAGCCAATATGTTCAGAAAATACCATCAGAAAATTAAAAAATATGATGGCAGGTGTAGTCCAAAACGGAACTGCCAAGGGCATAAAAGGGGGCAACTGTCCACTTGCCGGAAAAACCGGAACCTCCCAAAAACGTACCTCTGCGGGATATCGCAAGGGTCTGTACTACACTTCATTTATCGGATATTTTCCTGCCGACAAACCCAAATACACCTGCATAGTGGTAATTGATGAACCCGTGGGCAGCAATCTCTACGCCGCCGATGTTTCGGCTCCGGTTTTCAGGCAGATAGCCGACAAAATTTTTGCCTATGATATATCAATGCACCGCAGGCTGGTATTGAAATCTAATACACAAAAACTTGCAGAATTTCAGAACGCCGGTAAGGTTTCTGACCAAAAATTAATCGGGGAAAAATTAGGGATAAAAAGCCAGCCGGCAGGCGATGGATACGCAGTGCCAAAACCCATCAAACGCGATTCGGTAGAATGGAAATCTAAAAACCCGGACAAAAATATTGAAGCAATTGTAGGACTTACCCTAAAAGATGCCCTGCCTTTACTCGAAAACAAGGGTTATAAAGTAAAATATTCCGGATTTGGCAAGGTTCAATCATATGAAATAATAAATAAATATTTAGTAGCTTTGACCCTAAAGTAA